A single Dasypus novemcinctus isolate mDasNov1 chromosome 4, mDasNov1.1.hap2, whole genome shotgun sequence DNA region contains:
- the STX19 gene encoding syntaxin-19, giving the protein MKDRLQELKQRTKESELSRGRNVSNTEAEEQGEFLQQAIIYEREPVAERHLHEIQKLQESINNLTEDVKKFGQQQKSLVASMRRFSLLKRESSITKEIKIQAEHINRGLDDLMKEVKKSETENGPSSVITRILKSQHAAMFRHFQQTMFIYNDTIAAKQEKCKTFIFRQFEVAGKEVSEEEVNDMLHQGKWEVFNESLLTEINITKAQLSEIEQRHKELVNLENQVKHLKDIFIQISLLVEEQGESINNIEMIMNSTKEYVSTTKEKFGLAVKYKKRNPCRILCCWCCPCYRSQ; this is encoded by the coding sequence ATGAAAGACCGACTTCAAGAACTAAAACAGCGAACAAAGGAAAGTGAACTCTCTAGAGGCAGGAATGTGTCTAATACAGAGGCAGAGGAACAAGGGGAGTTTCTGCAGCAAGCCATTATTTATGAAAGagagcctgtagctgagagacaCCTACATGAGATCCAAAAACTACAGGAGAGTATTAACAATTTGACAGAAGATGTTAAAAAGTTTGGGCAGCAACAGAAGAGTCTAGTGGCTTCAATGAGAAGGTTTAGTCTTCTTAAGAGAGAGTCTAGCATTACAAAGGAGATAAAAATCCAAGCAGAACACATTAACAGAGGTTTGGATgatttaatgaaagaagttaaaaagTCAGAGACTGAAAATGGTCCATCATCAGTGATCACAAGGATACTTAAATCTCAGCATGCTGCAATGTTCCGCCATTTTCAGCAAACTATGTTTATATACAATGACACAATAGCAGCAAAGCAAGAGAAGTGTAAGACATTTATCTTCCGTCAGTTTGAAGTTGCTGGAAAAGAAGTGTCTGAagaagaagtaaatgatatgCTTCATCAAGGAAAATGGGAAGTTTTCAATGAAAGCTTACTTACAGAAATCAATATCACTAAAGCACAACTCTCAGAGATAgaacagagacacaaagaactTGTTAATTTGGAGAACCAAGTAAAGCATTTAAAGGACATTTTCATTCAGATATCTCTTTTAGTAGAGGAGCAAGGAGAAAGCATCAACAATATTGAAATGATAATGAATAGTACAAAAGAATATGTTAGCACTACAAAAGAGAAATTTGGGCTAGCTGTAaagtacaaaaaaagaaatccttgCAGAATATTGTGTTGTTGGTGTTGTCCATgttatagatcacagtaa